The proteins below come from a single Miscanthus floridulus cultivar M001 chromosome 1, ASM1932011v1, whole genome shotgun sequence genomic window:
- the LOC136548133 gene encoding protein STRICTOSIDINE SYNTHASE-LIKE 13-like, with the protein MQVDGDTHIRFLNKSIKITTSPASLSRLSSACKPNPCRSFSSTMEEKRKLQCRRGRDGIVQYPHLFFAALALALVVADPFGLSPLAGVDYRPVKHELAPYGEVMGSWPRDNASRLRRGRLEFVGEVFGPESIEFDFEGRGPYAGLADGRVVRWMGEETGWETFAVMNPDWSEEVCANGVNSTTRKQHEKEEFCGRPLGLRFHRETGELYVADAYYGLMVIGQSGGVASSIAREADGDLIRFANDLDVHRNGSVFFTDTSMRYSRKDHLNILLEGEGTGRLLRYDPETNSVHVVLKGLVFPNGVQISEDQQFLLFSETTNCRIMRYWLEGPRTGEVEVFANLPGFPDNVRSNGKGQFWVAIDCCRTPAQAVFAKRPWLRTLYFKFPLTLKMLTRRAAKRHHTVLALLDGEGRVVEVLEDRGCEVMKLVSEVREVGRKLWIGTVAHNHIATIPYPLD; encoded by the exons ATGCAAGTCGATGGAGACACGCACATACGTTTCCTGAACAAATCCATTAAGATCACAACCTCCCCCGCTTCCCTCTCTCGTCTCTCCTCTGCATGCAAACCGAACCCCTGCCGATCTTTTTCGTCCACCATGGAAGAGAAGAGGAAGCTGCAGTGCCGGCGAGGGCGTGACGGCATCGTGCAGTACCCTCACCTCTTCTTTGCGGCCCTGGCGCTGGCCCTCGTAGTCGCGGACCCGTTCGGCCTCAGTCCGCTGGCCGGGGTCGACTACCGGCCGGTGAAGCATGAGCTCGCGCCGTACGGGGAGGTCATGGGCAGCTGGCCCAGAGACAATGCCAGCCGGCTCAGGCGCGGGAGGCTGGAGTTCGTCGGCGAGGTGTTCGGGCCGGAGTCCATCGAGTTCGATTTCGAGGGCCGCGGGCCGTACGCCGGCCTCGCCGACGGCCGCGTCGTGCGGTGGATGGGCGAGGAGACCGGGTGGGAGACGTTTGCCGTCATGAATCCTGACTG GTCAGAGGAAGTTTGTGCCAATGGAGTGAACTCAACGACGAGAAAGCAACACGAGAAGGAGGAATTCTGCGGCCGGCCGCTCGGTCTGAGGTTCCACAGGGAGACCGGCGAGCTCTACGTCGCCGACGCGTACTACGGTCTCATGGTCATTGGCCAGAGCGGCGGCGTGGCGTCCTCCATCGCGAGGGAAGCCGACGGGGACCTCATCCGGTTCGCGAACGACCTCGATGTCCATAGGAATGGATCCGTATTCTTCACTGACACGAGCATGAGATACAGCAGAAA GGACCATTTGAACATCCTGTTAGAAGGAGAAGGTACCGGGAGGCTGCTCAGATATGATCCTGAAACAAATTCTGTCCATGTCGTTCTCAAGGGGCTGGTCTTCCCAAACGGCGTGCAGATCTCAGAGGACCAACAGTTTCTTCTCTTCTCCGAGACAACAAATTGCAG GATAATGAGGTACTGGCTGGAAGGCCCAAGAACGGGCGAGGTAGAGGTGTTCGCGAACCTGCCGGGCTTCCCCGACAACGTGCGTTCCAACGGCAAGGGCCAGTTCTGGGTGGCGATCGACTGCTGCCGGACGCCGGCGCAGGCGGTGTTCGCCAAGAGGCCGTGGCTCCGGACCCTCTACTTCAAGTTCCCGCTGACGCTCAAGATGCTCACGAGGAGGGCCGCCAAGAGGCATCACACGGTGCTGGCGCTCCTCGACGGCGAGGGGCGCGTCGTCGAGGTGCTCGAGGACCGGGGCTGCGAGGTGATGAAGCTGGTGAGCGAGGTGCGGGAGGTGGGCCGCAAGCTGTGGATCGGGACCGTGGCGCACAACCACATCGCCACCATCCCCTACCCTTTGGACTAG
- the LOC136548141 gene encoding uncharacterized protein, which translates to MDREWGSKPGSGGAASAQNEAIDRRERLRRLALETIDLAKDPYFMRNHLGSYECKLCLTLHNNEGNYLAHTQGKRHQTNLAKRAAREAKDAPVQPQPNKRKLAPRKSVKIGRPGYKVTKQYDPETKQHSFLFEIGYPEIEDNCKPRHRFMSSYEQKVQSWDKRYQYLLFAAEPYEIIAFKIPSTEIDKSASKFFSYWDPDKKEYLLQLYFKPRPPEAHKPPPAPPGTLPPGQAPPPPPQVPPPPPLAPPPAPMGMPPRIPPPPIGGVQPPPPPPPVANGPRPMIPPPPNFTPGAPPPRPPMQGFPGQQQ; encoded by the exons ATGGATCGGGAGTGGGGCTCCAagcccggcagcggcggcgccgccTCCGCCCAGAATGAGGCCATCGACCGGCGGGAGCGCCTCCGCCGCCTGGCCCTCGAGACCATCGACCTCGCCAAGGACCCCTATTTCATGCGCAACCACCTCGGCAG CTATGAGTGCAAGCTGTGCCTGACGCTGCACAACAACGAGGGGAACTACCTGGCCCACACGCAGGGGAAGCGGCACCAGACCAACCTCGCCAAGCGCGCCGCCCGCGAGGCCAAGGACGCGCCCGTGCAGCCCCAGCCCAACAAGCGCAAGCTTGCCCCCCGCAAGTCTG TTAAGATTGGCAGACCCGGGTATAAAGTAACCAAACAATATGATCCTGAGACGAAGCAACACTCGTTTCTCTTTGAG ATTGGTTACCCTGAAATCGAAGATAATTGCAAGCCAAGGCATCGTTTTATGTCATCATATGAACAG AAAGTCCAAAGTTGGGATAAGAGGTATCAATACCTACTTTTTGCGGCAGAGCCCTATGAAATCATTGCATTCAAG ATACCAAGTACAGAGATTGACAAATCAGCGAGCAAATTCTTCTCTTACTGGGATCCTGACAAGAAGGAATACCTT CTGCAACTGTACTTCAAGCCAAGACCGCCAGAGGCTCATAAACCACCACCAGCTCCTCCTGGGACTTTGCCACCGGGGCAAGCTCCCCCACCCCCGCCACAAGTTCCACCGCCCCCGCCTCTTGCACCCCCTCCTGCACCTATGGGAATGCCCCCTAGGATTCCTCCACCACCTATTGGGGGTGTtcagcctccgccgcctccaccaCCTGTGGCAAATGGTCCGCGGCCAATGATTCCACCACCACCTAACTTCACTCCCGGAGCACCCCCACCGCGCCCTCCAATGCAAGGCTTTCCTGGGCAACAGCAGTAG
- the LOC136548149 gene encoding mitochondrial phosphate carrier protein 3, mitochondrial-like: MANRDKVGCSSAPLPLDRVLAALVASAEQLGRRWEAAARVRCGKAPGAAAVGKAEGKVEVIEMHTPLFYATCALGGVLSTGLTHLAVTPLDLVKCNMQVDPSKYRDIPSAFGVMLHEQGPRGFFKGWMATLVGYSCQGACKFGFYEFFKKCYSDFAGPENAERLRTLIYLAASASAEVIADLALCPMEAVKIRVQTQPGFARCLMDGLPKIVQSEGAFGLYKGLLPLWGRQVPYTMMKFACFETIVEMVYKHAVPKPKDQCSKPLQLAVSFAAGYIAGVFCAAISHPADNLVSFLNNAHGATVAQFWLLTNSSYFQAVRTLGMWGLFTRGLPLRIIMVGTLTGAQWATYDAFKVFVGLPTSGGVVRSCAAASSLRQEGHEKQN; the protein is encoded by the exons ATGGCGAACCGCGACAAGGTCGGGTGCTCATCGGCCCCGCTGCCCCTCGACCGCGTCCTGGCCGCGCTGGTCGCCAGCGCCGAGCAGCTTGGGAGGCGGTGGGAGGCCGCCGCCCGCGTCCGATGCGGGAAGGCACCTGGAGCGGCGGCGGTCGGGAAGGCGGAGGGGAAAGTGGAGGTTATAGAGATGCACACGCCGCTGTTCTACGCTACCTGCGCCCTCGGCGGCGTCCTCAGCACCGGCCTCACCCACCTCGCTGTAACGCCGCTCGACCTAGTCAAGTGCAACATGCAG GTGGATCCTAGCAAGTACAGGGACATTCCATCTGCCTTTGGTGTCATGCTCCATGAGCAAGGCCCCCGTGGCTTCTTCAAGGGCTGGATGGCCACACTGGTTGGGTACAGCTGCCAGGGGGCCTGCAAGTTTGGGTTCTACGAGTTCTTCAAGAAGTGCTACTCTGACTTTGCTGGTCCCGAGAATGCTGAAAGGTTGAGGACTTTGATCTACCTTGCAGCTTCGGCGTCTGCTGAGGTGATTGCAGATTTAGCTCTCTGCCCCATGGAGGCTGTCAAGATTCGAGTCCAGACACAGCCGGGATTTGCTCGCTGCCTGATGGACGGGCTTCCGAAGATTGTCCAATCTGAAGGTGCCTTTGG GCTTTACAAAGGACTGCTTCCTCTTTGGGGCCGCCAAGTTCCCT ACACTATGATGAAATTTGCTTGCTTTGAAACCATTGTTGAGATGGTCTACAAGCATGCAGTACCAAAACCGAAAGACCAATGCAGTAAGCCACTACAACTAGCAGTGAGCTTTGCAGCGGGATATATTGCTGGAGTATTCTGTGCGGCTATATCTCATCCTGCAGACAATCTCGTATCTTTCCTGAACAATGCACATGGAGCCACCG ttgctcaattttGGCTTCTGACCAATTCATCATACTTCCAGGCTGTAAGAACTCTTGGAATGTGGGGTCTTTTCACGCGCGGCCTTCCTCTTCGTATAATTATGGTTGGTACTCTCACAGGAGCACAATGGGCAACCTATGACGCGTTCAAAGTATTTGTTGGATT GCCAACATCTGGCGGAGTGGTTCGTAGCTGTGCTGCTGCCTCCTCTTTGCGCCAAGAGGGTCACGAAAAGCAGAACTGA